Proteins encoded in a region of the uncultured Paludibaculum sp. genome:
- a CDS encoding putative baseplate assembly protein — translation MSCYPPEICNDNQRRRELSAPGAPVKGIRAVEVFKTAPGDPLEQRVLVVYFFNNAIPAQLDNAHLQKFSVRGGVRVTDVRVQSVQAFADRVEITLDKYGDFSEYILEIDSSELDPIFRCRKFSFKVDCPNPFDCQPPDAPPGPLPIDPPIDYLAKDYKSFRRALLDFLSLRVPGFDETNEGDLGVTLAELFAYAGDQLSYYQDAVANEAYLHTARQRVSVKRHARLVDFRMHDGLAARTYLQFQVNPAIVVPQGWAVRTRETDPARAQIFETEASVACEPEQNAITIHTWHNKQCCLSKGTTSMDLLGKLSTLKLGQFLLLEEILGPVSGVTHLAPEAADAQRRQVVVVTGIEFLQDPLQPSGQKDITRVTWSEGDALRFDFCLEQVIIDTMPVAATVVRGNLAVASHGQTVIENALEGLTLNQGPITWLAPWPSTDPAAGRAQAQVEVAGALWRQQESLLDAGSNDQVYVVDTDLQGRGILRFGDHGLGQPLPENAVVDVVYRVGNGTTGNVGADSLVLPVTPLGGMGSVRNPLPAWGGTDPQSIVEVRRDAPEAFRQVQYRAVTQADYASAAESVKGIAGAVADFRWTGSWLTIFETLDPVGREGVPQALRQAVLGRLNSWRQAGYDLEVRDPVYVPLEIALTVCIRPDYFRGDVLRAVADALSSGYRLDGQLGFFHPDNFTFAQPLYLSQLYTAVQKVAGVTAVHATKFKRLNRIDYGELAAGVLKTGAHEVLRLDNDRSLPDNGLLILTAEEGK, via the coding sequence ATGAGCTGCTACCCGCCCGAAATCTGCAACGACAATCAGAGGCGCCGCGAACTCTCGGCGCCAGGTGCGCCGGTCAAAGGCATCCGCGCCGTTGAGGTCTTCAAGACCGCCCCGGGCGATCCGCTGGAGCAGCGCGTCCTCGTCGTCTACTTCTTCAACAACGCCATTCCCGCTCAACTGGACAACGCGCACTTGCAGAAGTTCTCCGTCCGCGGCGGAGTTCGTGTCACTGATGTGCGTGTGCAGTCGGTGCAGGCGTTCGCTGACCGTGTGGAGATCACCCTCGACAAATACGGCGACTTCTCTGAGTACATCCTCGAGATCGACAGCAGCGAGTTGGACCCCATCTTCCGTTGCCGCAAATTTAGCTTCAAGGTCGATTGCCCCAATCCGTTCGACTGCCAGCCGCCAGACGCCCCGCCTGGGCCGCTGCCGATCGATCCGCCCATCGACTATCTCGCCAAGGACTACAAGAGCTTCCGGCGTGCTCTGCTCGACTTCCTGTCGCTGAGAGTACCCGGTTTCGACGAGACCAACGAGGGCGATCTGGGTGTCACCCTGGCGGAGCTGTTTGCGTATGCCGGAGATCAGCTCAGCTACTATCAGGACGCCGTAGCGAACGAGGCCTACCTTCATACCGCCCGGCAACGGGTGTCGGTCAAAAGGCATGCGCGTTTGGTCGATTTCCGCATGCATGACGGGCTCGCTGCCCGCACTTACCTGCAGTTCCAGGTGAATCCGGCCATCGTCGTGCCTCAAGGCTGGGCGGTCCGAACCCGGGAAACGGACCCGGCTCGCGCCCAGATCTTCGAGACCGAAGCTTCAGTGGCCTGCGAACCCGAGCAGAACGCCATCACCATTCACACCTGGCACAACAAGCAGTGCTGCCTGTCGAAGGGGACCACTTCGATGGACCTGCTCGGCAAGCTGTCCACTCTGAAGCTCGGGCAGTTCCTGCTGCTGGAAGAGATCCTTGGACCGGTCTCGGGTGTCACGCACCTCGCCCCCGAGGCAGCTGATGCGCAGCGCCGCCAGGTGGTGGTGGTTACTGGGATCGAGTTCCTGCAGGACCCGCTGCAGCCATCCGGCCAGAAGGACATCACCCGCGTCACGTGGAGCGAAGGGGATGCCCTCCGGTTTGACTTCTGTCTGGAGCAAGTGATCATTGACACGATGCCCGTCGCGGCGACCGTAGTCCGCGGCAATCTTGCGGTCGCCAGTCACGGACAGACGGTAATCGAGAATGCCCTCGAGGGCCTGACGTTGAACCAGGGCCCCATCACCTGGCTAGCGCCGTGGCCCTCGACAGACCCTGCGGCCGGCCGGGCCCAGGCACAGGTCGAGGTAGCTGGAGCACTGTGGCGCCAGCAGGAATCCCTTCTCGACGCGGGGTCCAACGATCAGGTCTACGTTGTCGATACCGATCTACAGGGCCGCGGCATCCTGCGATTTGGCGATCACGGTCTCGGACAGCCCTTGCCGGAGAACGCCGTCGTGGATGTTGTGTACCGCGTCGGCAACGGCACGACGGGCAACGTAGGTGCCGATTCCCTGGTGCTGCCGGTGACTCCGCTGGGCGGAATGGGATCCGTCCGTAACCCCTTGCCTGCCTGGGGCGGCACCGATCCGCAATCGATCGTGGAGGTACGCCGGGATGCCCCCGAGGCCTTCCGTCAGGTCCAGTATCGCGCGGTAACACAGGCCGACTACGCCTCCGCGGCGGAGTCTGTGAAGGGTATCGCCGGGGCTGTGGCCGACTTCCGCTGGACCGGTAGTTGGCTCACCATTTTCGAGACCCTCGACCCCGTAGGCCGGGAAGGCGTGCCGCAGGCCTTGCGCCAGGCCGTCCTCGGACGCCTGAATAGCTGGCGCCAGGCAGGCTACGACCTTGAGGTTCGCGATCCGGTCTATGTGCCCCTTGAGATCGCACTCACAGTCTGCATTCGCCCGGACTACTTCCGCGGCGACGTGCTGCGTGCCGTTGCGGATGCGCTCTCCAGCGGCTACCGTCTGGATGGCCAGCTCGGCTTCTTCCACCCCGACAACTTCACCTTCGCGCAGCCTCTGTATCTCAGCCAGCTCTACACAGCCGTGCAGAAGGTGGCGGGTGTGACCGCCGTGCACGCGACGAAGTTCAAGCGGCTGAACCGCATCGACTACGGCGAACTCGCCGCCGGTGTTCTGAAGACGGGTGCTCACGAGGTCCTGCGACTCGATAACGACCGCAGCCTGCCCGACAACGGGTTGCTGATTCTCACAGCGGAGGAAGGCAAATGA
- a CDS encoding DUF4157 domain-containing protein, with the protein MNQQRQFLAVKPGTLQRKCECGGSCDSCAEKEKKVIQRQAAPGAAGRATLAPAAASQIQSAMSSGGQALPASTRATLEPRFGGRDFSGVRVHADGQSDGLARQIGAQAFTVGNSIFFASGQYAPQTPSGQRLLAHELAHTVQQGGQSPTVQPSLEVGAVNTAAEHEAERVAELVTSGLSSGPISAAPVAGGLLQRYATPTLREPIGTTGGERIVLPPEEPLQVYGSKCKDAADFTRITQAYDNAARRGALRATHAGRVGNTDHLWDRWARSRGPAGQAVLSSASPDYRHTCSPDHIIELQVGGSDDPNNLRILNRSRNQTAGSSLNSQQITPMFQHYFGNTPTNLDRSYIQFSRAIQKADDPPSADPCLAGDPNPYPWSGITQSTDYASTLNVNAGGNPIVIGYGRRTETAAPFTVNPDHQYAVAGLELKRVTATAPAPVISANVSARVRRLPLKNHTIPDFDLTVGAGNNLVLSPAAAASDNLRLTFPFLSEAAMTPAIGASQLTARGVLRPTLPLLRFAEINMEIRDQSLFANAQIPNDRIRQALPVPGLVIENCNLGIAVTQGEFSATGGFGFRFGSMATGSITASLSNTRGFSALGTINMHIPGIDQATGEAWVRNRVFGARLTVGRDNLRLPGVQSARLVVEVNGDGALSGTGNVVLRIPGLRDATLNFTANSQGQYAITGAATGTIPGLRDPRLELSFANGAFSGTGSAGFVIPGFEGGRVNLRYAQGAFSGDASIDYRRGRLSGRLFARLSPQSRLSGGGELTYQIVPGLTAAIGMEIREDGTTRIQGELRLPDPIVLFPEYAYDRRLFGVSIDIPIFGISFGSRSVGIIANISASMNAHAGIGPGQIRRPRIMAAFEPSEEANPASFQASGELYVPASAGLSLVVSGGIGASLLIVKALGGIQATGTAGLEGALSVPITLAYQAGKFNVTGAAELYAQPKLRFQLDAFARVDADLLLTTIELYSKTWRLAAFEWGTDFRIGLRFPVSYTFGEPFRLSLDQVQFIAPQVDVRRLMRDLLPR; encoded by the coding sequence ATGAACCAGCAGCGCCAGTTTCTCGCTGTGAAGCCGGGCACGCTGCAACGCAAGTGCGAGTGCGGCGGCAGCTGCGATTCCTGTGCGGAGAAGGAAAAGAAGGTGATCCAGCGGCAGGCGGCGCCGGGGGCGGCCGGCCGAGCCACCTTGGCACCCGCGGCCGCCAGCCAGATCCAATCGGCGATGAGCAGTGGTGGACAGGCGTTGCCCGCTTCGACCCGCGCCACGTTGGAGCCGCGCTTTGGCGGACGCGACTTTTCCGGGGTACGCGTCCATGCCGACGGCCAGTCGGACGGCTTGGCTCGTCAGATCGGCGCTCAGGCGTTTACGGTCGGCAACAGCATCTTCTTCGCTTCCGGGCAGTACGCGCCGCAGACCCCATCGGGCCAGCGTTTGCTCGCTCACGAATTGGCGCACACCGTACAACAGGGCGGACAGTCGCCCACTGTGCAGCCGAGCCTGGAGGTCGGCGCGGTGAACACGGCCGCCGAACACGAAGCCGAACGTGTTGCCGAGTTGGTGACCAGCGGGCTCAGTTCCGGCCCCATCAGCGCCGCACCCGTAGCCGGTGGGTTGCTACAGCGCTACGCCACGCCAACTCTACGTGAGCCCATCGGGACGACCGGCGGCGAACGCATCGTCCTCCCACCCGAAGAGCCGCTGCAAGTCTACGGATCGAAATGCAAGGACGCAGCCGACTTCACACGCATCACGCAGGCCTATGACAATGCAGCCCGCCGCGGAGCATTGCGAGCGACTCACGCCGGGCGCGTGGGCAACACGGACCATCTCTGGGACCGGTGGGCACGTTCCCGTGGACCTGCTGGCCAGGCTGTCTTGAGCAGCGCCAGCCCCGACTACCGCCATACCTGTTCGCCCGATCACATCATCGAGCTGCAAGTAGGTGGATCGGACGACCCGAACAACCTGCGGATTCTCAACCGCAGCCGCAATCAGACGGCTGGCAGTTCGCTGAACTCTCAACAGATCACGCCGATGTTCCAGCACTATTTCGGCAACACGCCGACGAATCTGGACCGGTCGTACATCCAGTTCTCCCGCGCCATTCAGAAGGCCGACGATCCGCCCAGTGCCGACCCCTGCCTGGCGGGCGACCCCAATCCTTACCCGTGGAGCGGCATCACGCAAAGCACCGACTATGCCTCCACGCTGAACGTCAATGCAGGCGGCAATCCCATCGTCATCGGCTATGGCCGGCGTACCGAAACCGCCGCGCCGTTTACTGTCAATCCCGACCATCAGTACGCCGTAGCCGGGCTCGAGCTGAAGCGCGTGACAGCGACTGCCCCGGCGCCGGTGATCAGCGCCAATGTCTCGGCGCGTGTCCGCCGCCTGCCGCTGAAGAACCACACCATCCCGGATTTCGACTTGACCGTGGGGGCGGGCAACAACCTGGTCCTCTCACCAGCGGCGGCCGCCAGCGACAATCTGCGGCTCACGTTCCCCTTCCTGAGCGAAGCTGCGATGACGCCCGCCATCGGCGCTTCGCAGTTGACGGCCCGCGGTGTGCTGCGCCCCACGCTGCCCCTGTTGCGCTTCGCGGAGATCAACATGGAGATTCGCGACCAGTCACTGTTCGCGAACGCGCAGATCCCCAACGATCGGATTCGCCAGGCGTTGCCCGTGCCCGGGCTCGTCATCGAGAACTGCAACCTGGGCATTGCGGTGACGCAGGGCGAGTTCTCCGCCACCGGCGGATTCGGTTTCCGCTTCGGATCCATGGCGACCGGTTCGATCACCGCGTCGCTTTCAAATACGCGCGGATTCAGTGCGTTGGGCACCATCAACATGCACATCCCCGGCATCGATCAGGCTACCGGCGAGGCATGGGTACGGAATCGTGTCTTCGGCGCGCGCCTCACAGTGGGCAGGGACAATCTGCGGCTGCCCGGAGTGCAATCGGCGCGCCTGGTGGTGGAAGTCAACGGCGACGGCGCGCTGTCCGGAACCGGCAACGTGGTTCTACGCATCCCCGGCCTGCGCGATGCCACGCTGAACTTCACCGCCAACTCACAAGGGCAATACGCCATCACCGGCGCAGCTACCGGCACCATCCCCGGGTTGCGGGATCCTCGGCTGGAGCTCAGTTTCGCCAACGGCGCCTTCTCGGGCACCGGGTCGGCAGGGTTCGTCATTCCCGGCTTCGAGGGCGGCCGCGTCAATCTACGATATGCACAGGGCGCGTTCTCGGGCGACGCCAGCATCGACTATAGGCGCGGCCGCCTGTCGGGCCGGCTCTTCGCGCGGTTGAGTCCGCAGTCCAGGCTTAGCGGCGGCGGCGAACTCACCTATCAGATTGTGCCCGGCCTGACGGCGGCCATCGGCATGGAGATCCGGGAAGACGGCACCACGCGCATTCAGGGCGAGCTGCGTCTGCCGGATCCCATCGTTCTGTTCCCCGAGTACGCCTACGACCGGCGCCTGTTCGGGGTGTCCATCGATATTCCGATCTTCGGTATTTCGTTCGGCAGCCGCAGCGTTGGTATCATCGCGAACATCTCCGCGTCGATGAACGCGCACGCGGGTATTGGTCCGGGGCAGATCCGGCGGCCTCGCATCATGGCCGCGTTCGAACCCAGCGAAGAAGCGAATCCAGCCAGCTTCCAGGCTTCGGGCGAATTGTACGTGCCGGCCTCTGCCGGTCTGTCATTGGTTGTCAGTGGCGGCATCGGCGCCAGTCTACTGATCGTGAAGGCGCTCGGAGGAATTCAGGCGACGGGCACCGCCGGATTGGAGGGCGCCCTCTCGGTGCCCATCACATTGGCCTATCAGGCCGGCAAGTTCAACGTTACTGGAGCTGCCGAACTGTACGCGCAGCCTAAGCTGCGATTCCAACTCGACGCTTTTGCACGAGTGGATGCGGACCTCCTGCTCACCACCATCGAGCTGTACTCAAAGACCTGGCGGCTGGCGGCGTTTGAATGGGGCACCGACTTCCGCATCGGGCTCCGCTTCCCGGTTAGCTACACCTTTGGCGAGCCGTTCCGCCTGTCGCTGGATCAGGTTCAGTTCATCGCGCCCCAAGTGGACGTGCGCCGGCTCATGCGCGATCTGTTGCCGAGATAG
- a CDS encoding putative baseplate assembly protein: MSGCNYFEKDPCTACDPRVPATPLSLYNPPGQGALRYRAGTFSTFRQAMLDALVVRPVISQDPVNATARYQLTTRDETDFAVATLDLWAYVCDVLTFYQQAIANEAFLRTAVLRESLARQGMLLGYKPARGKSATVYVAFTADKDTRTTVPAGTKLQSVPADGSQPATFETSESLLISTAANQPLLMGAPVAATFTTSAELKSDLGGPAVAPGTRLLFYKESPAERYENTVAKVTPTTLGKRVEWLGNLGGKAITSLKVARMGRKLRLFGAAAPDKYLVPDSSNPPVFTVSNTDFSFSASNIVSLDGTFENISSGSRLLVVHDNGSSVLSYVRTVQSVSQGSSARGPITGACTTLTLDSNLDACSDIRHYQLFELIGDDLVFFPNRRAETVLKNSTKLYLLDVSGLAKDSRLLVKSGEKTQLVQVTQVVTESGGPPDSVLITPKLEFDCPVATTVVYGNVVAATHGEAQQEKILGNGDASSEWQVFNLPVSPTTYVDDPAAPTGAASTLHVYVNDQEWHEVDSFYARGPSDAIFQTSVDDSGKEQVRFGDGRTGRRVPTGSQNVRAVMRKGLGVAGNATADTVTAILQSRPGMKAVTNPGPATGGADAETADSIRRAAPGTVVTFDRAVSLKDYEALTLAYFRGGKAKAAWADFGSKRGVKLTVSPPGGSPLSAVAKDLRSYLDLHRDPNVPLSISEATKVPFVLRVTVHVLEGWKQSAVMAAVEMACGTATGFLSFDRMPLGDTVFQSAILAQFQSVPGVEWVFLRGFSTSVPDHGFPPAASKMDAVFVGPDEVGWPALDGSTTTPSIDIIYQGGIADVEVI, encoded by the coding sequence ATGAGCGGCTGCAACTACTTCGAGAAGGATCCCTGTACTGCCTGCGATCCACGCGTGCCGGCGACTCCTCTTTCGCTCTACAACCCTCCAGGGCAGGGCGCCCTCAGATACCGCGCCGGGACGTTCAGCACCTTCCGGCAGGCCATGCTCGATGCCCTGGTCGTGCGTCCCGTCATCAGCCAGGATCCCGTCAACGCAACGGCTCGCTATCAGCTCACGACGCGCGATGAGACTGACTTCGCTGTCGCGACGCTTGACCTCTGGGCCTACGTCTGCGATGTCCTCACGTTCTATCAGCAGGCCATTGCGAACGAGGCGTTTCTGCGCACGGCAGTCCTTCGCGAGTCACTGGCACGGCAGGGCATGCTGTTGGGTTATAAACCGGCACGTGGCAAGAGCGCCACTGTATACGTCGCGTTCACGGCCGACAAAGACACGCGCACCACGGTGCCGGCGGGGACGAAACTGCAATCGGTTCCCGCGGACGGCAGCCAGCCCGCGACCTTCGAAACCTCAGAATCTCTCCTCATCAGCACAGCAGCCAATCAGCCGCTGTTGATGGGCGCGCCCGTCGCGGCAACCTTCACCACGTCCGCGGAACTGAAGTCCGATCTGGGCGGTCCGGCTGTCGCTCCTGGCACCCGGCTGTTGTTCTACAAAGAGAGTCCGGCGGAGCGTTACGAGAACACGGTCGCAAAGGTGACTCCCACCACGCTGGGCAAGCGGGTGGAGTGGCTGGGCAATCTGGGCGGTAAAGCCATCACCAGCCTGAAGGTGGCCCGCATGGGCCGCAAGCTCCGTCTCTTTGGGGCTGCTGCGCCCGACAAGTATCTGGTGCCGGATAGCAGCAATCCACCCGTATTCACGGTCTCCAACACCGACTTCAGCTTTAGCGCCTCGAACATCGTTTCTCTCGACGGGACCTTTGAGAACATCTCCAGCGGCAGTCGCCTGCTGGTCGTACACGACAACGGCAGCAGCGTGCTCTCCTACGTCCGCACAGTTCAATCCGTCAGCCAGGGTAGCTCCGCGCGCGGACCAATCACCGGCGCCTGCACCACTCTCACCCTCGACAGCAACCTCGACGCATGCAGCGACATCCGCCACTACCAGCTCTTCGAGTTGATCGGCGACGACCTCGTCTTCTTCCCCAATAGGCGTGCCGAGACCGTACTCAAGAACTCGACAAAGCTGTACCTGCTCGACGTCTCGGGCCTTGCCAAAGATTCGCGCCTACTCGTGAAGTCGGGCGAGAAGACCCAACTTGTCCAAGTGACGCAAGTTGTCACGGAGTCGGGTGGCCCTCCCGACTCCGTGCTCATCACGCCGAAACTCGAGTTCGACTGTCCCGTCGCCACCACCGTCGTTTATGGCAATGTAGTCGCGGCTACGCACGGTGAAGCGCAGCAGGAGAAGATCCTCGGCAATGGTGACGCTTCTTCAGAGTGGCAGGTGTTCAATCTGCCCGTGTCGCCCACCACCTACGTCGACGATCCCGCCGCGCCCACGGGTGCCGCCAGCACACTGCATGTCTACGTCAATGATCAGGAGTGGCACGAGGTGGACAGCTTCTACGCTCGCGGACCCTCCGATGCCATCTTCCAGACCTCCGTCGACGACAGCGGGAAAGAACAGGTGCGGTTCGGCGACGGACGCACTGGCCGCCGCGTGCCAACCGGTTCACAGAACGTTCGCGCCGTCATGCGGAAGGGCTTGGGCGTGGCGGGCAACGCCACCGCCGACACGGTCACCGCGATCCTCCAGTCGCGTCCGGGCATGAAGGCCGTCACGAATCCCGGTCCGGCCACCGGAGGCGCTGACGCCGAGACGGCGGACTCCATCCGCCGGGCCGCCCCAGGCACGGTAGTGACCTTCGATCGCGCCGTCTCACTGAAGGACTACGAAGCTCTGACACTTGCCTATTTCCGCGGCGGTAAGGCGAAGGCGGCATGGGCCGACTTCGGCTCCAAACGAGGCGTCAAACTGACGGTCTCCCCGCCTGGCGGATCACCCCTCAGCGCCGTAGCCAAGGATCTGCGCTCCTATCTTGACCTGCACCGCGACCCGAACGTGCCGCTGTCCATATCGGAAGCCACGAAGGTTCCGTTCGTGCTTCGAGTCACTGTACACGTGCTGGAAGGCTGGAAACAATCGGCGGTGATGGCGGCCGTTGAGATGGCTTGCGGCACCGCCACCGGCTTCCTCAGTTTCGACCGAATGCCCCTGGGCGACACTGTGTTCCAAAGTGCGATCCTGGCCCAATTCCAATCTGTGCCCGGAGTGGAATGGGTCTTCCTGCGCGGATTCTCCACATCGGTGCCCGACCACGGCTTCCCGCCCGCCGCATCGAAAATGGATGCCGTCTTTGTGGGCCCCGACGAAGTCGGCTGGCCCGCTCTCGACGGTTCAACCACCACGCCCAGCATCGACATCATTTACCAGGGCGGAATTGCCGACGTGGAGGTGATCTAG
- a CDS encoding GPW/gp25 family protein, with protein MKKPSKYYGSPFRIDPRGRAASVNTDEHVNDLIEAVLFTRPGERVNLPDFGCGLRQLLFAPNGELLASATEALVAAALNRWLADWIVVEKIEIEAVDARLYVRLNYTRRDTREPGRVEFVQS; from the coding sequence ATGAAGAAACCCAGCAAGTACTACGGCTCGCCATTTCGCATCGACCCGCGTGGGCGGGCAGCCTCCGTCAACACCGACGAGCATGTGAACGACCTGATCGAAGCTGTTCTGTTCACACGTCCCGGGGAACGCGTCAACCTGCCCGACTTCGGCTGTGGCCTGCGTCAGTTGCTGTTTGCGCCTAACGGCGAACTGCTTGCATCAGCCACCGAAGCGCTGGTCGCCGCGGCTCTCAATCGCTGGCTGGCGGACTGGATCGTCGTCGAAAAGATCGAAATCGAAGCCGTGGATGCCCGCCTGTATGTGCGCCTGAACTATACACGGCGTGATACGCGCGAACCCGGCCGAGTGGAGTTTGTACAGTCATGA
- a CDS encoding phage baseplate assembly protein V, with the protein MSSGDVMGRVLSELVQERNRKFYGKYRGVVSDNNDPAASGRLKAKVPELFDDQETGWALPCVPYAVDGAGFLMMPEVDATVWIEFEAGDPSRPIWAGCWWPSGKAPAVTEPDVKVIHTSGGNKITLDDTSGSEKITIEDASGATLTISQQSIEIKKGGMKIELTDSQVSVNDGALTVM; encoded by the coding sequence ATGAGCAGTGGCGATGTGATGGGACGGGTGCTTTCTGAGTTGGTGCAGGAACGCAACCGCAAGTTCTATGGGAAGTATCGCGGCGTCGTGAGCGACAACAACGATCCCGCCGCGAGCGGACGCCTCAAGGCCAAGGTGCCGGAGCTGTTCGATGACCAGGAGACAGGCTGGGCCCTGCCGTGCGTGCCCTATGCCGTCGACGGTGCGGGCTTCCTCATGATGCCGGAGGTCGATGCAACCGTCTGGATCGAGTTTGAAGCCGGCGATCCGTCCCGCCCCATCTGGGCGGGCTGCTGGTGGCCCTCCGGCAAGGCGCCGGCCGTGACCGAACCGGACGTGAAGGTCATTCACACGTCGGGCGGAAACAAGATCACGTTGGACGACACGTCCGGCAGCGAGAAGATCACGATCGAGGACGCCAGCGGAGCGACGCTGACGATCAGTCAACAGAGCATCGAGATCAAAAAAGGTGGCATGAAGATCGAATTGACCGACAGCCAGGTGTCGGTCAACGACGGCGCATTGACGGTGATGTGA